Below is a window of Oceanipulchritudo coccoides DNA.
CGCAGGAAGAAAAAGCGGCCCGGTTCATTGACAATAACTGAACTGGAGAAGGGATCCCGCAGGTGTGAATTGGCGACTGCGTAGGTTTCGTCCAAGAGGTTGTCGACTCCCCCGCTGAGCGTGATGTGCGAATTCAGGTTCCAATGGGCTGCGAGATTGATCACCCATGAGGAATCAATGGGTTGCTCATTCAGGTCGGTATCGATCCGGCTCAAGTCATCCTGAAACTGGGCCGAGCACCTGACCGCGACCGACTCGCCCTTCCATGTCAGCGAGAAGACCGCTTTCAATGGCGGAACTTCGGCAAGGTTTTTGTTGGACGAGCCCGGTAACGATGAGGACTTGACTCCCTCCTGCCAGGCGATCGCGGAGCGGAAATTCCAGCGGTCCGCGAGTTGGTAGGAAAGGTCGAGCGAAGTCCCGTAGAGGCGCGCATCAATGTTCTCGTAGGTGGTCGCTTTTGTATTGGTGGTTTGGATACTTCCGAGGTAAATGTAATCGCCCAGCCATGAATGAAAAACGGACACCGAGGTGGAGAATCCATTTACCTGAAAACGCCCGCCCACCTGGATTTCCGTGTTTTGCACAGGTTTCAAATCCGGGTTACCCACCCAATCCGGCTTGCCGGTTGGACGGTTCAGGTTCAGGTAACGCTCCTGTGGGTCGGGAAGGCGCTCCCCATGGCCCAGGCCAAGAAAGAGCGAGCGATTCTGGTCAAGATCATAACTGGTCAGGACATAGGCTGAGGCGAGCAAGTCATCCGTCTTGTTGGTCGAAGTGCCCCGAAGTGCCTGCACGAATGAAATATCGTCCTGTGCGCGTGATCGCGTGTAATCAACCCGGGCGCCCAATTCATATTTCCATGCCTCCACTGCCCGCTCCATGACCGCCCATGCGCCTGCGCTGCGGCCACTCACATCCGGGAGCATGTCATTTTCCATCATCATGATCTGGTTGGCGGCATCCCATTGGCGCTCCATGAGGTCCAATCCATAACTCAAGACGCCTGCATCGAGCTCCTTGCGCCCTTCCAGCATGAGCCCGAAATAACCCGTCTTGCTCTCGGTCCGCATCATGTATCCGCGCTCCGCAAAAGCCGGATTCATGAGAGCGCTCTTCCGGAATGTATCCCGCATGTCGTGATCCACCGTGCTGACCGCCACACTCACACTGAGCGAGTCGGCAATACCGGACTCCATCGGCATCTTGAACGAAATCCCACCGCGATTCAGGGTGTCCGTCAGGGCATCCATTTTCAGGCCCGGGTACAGGACATCCTGCGCATCCTGCAAGGCGTAATTAAACGCGATGACCTTTCCGCCGGACAAATTGACGGACAGCTTGGTCTCAAGATTAATCACCTTGAAGGCCTGACCTGTCATCCGACCATTCTGGTAATTGGTTCCCGGAAGACGGGTAAACGGGATCCCATCACCGTCCTCGAAGACATCCCCGTACTGCGTGTACAAGCCCGCCTGCAACTGGGCTTTTCCATCCTGAAGTGGCGCCCCGGCAGTGATTCCCGCAGCGCGGTACCCAAAGCTTCCCACAAATCCATAGGCCCGGGCTGAGAGACTGTCCGGGGCCGGTGTTGTCTTCACAAACACGGCCCCGCCAGTGGTCGCCCCTTGCCTGACTGAAAACGGGCCCGCCCGCACACTGATCGCCTCGATCTGTTGCGAGCTCACGTGAAATGCCGGGGGATCCATCCGGTTCGGGCAGGCACAAAAGGTCTTGGTGTTGTCCACAGTGATGAGGATGTTGTCTCGGGTCATGCCGCGCAGGACAATGTCACCCGCCAGCGGGCTTTTTCGCGAGAGCGCGATGCTCGGCATTTCCTCCGAGAGGATGGTCGCCAAGTCCAGTGGCTTAGATTCCCGGATTTGCTCGCCCGGCAGGCTGCCGTCCAGCGGAAGCAGATTCGGCGCGACAACAATGAAGGGATTCAGCTCGATCAGGTCATCGGCATGCAGGGATATTCCCACAC
It encodes the following:
- a CDS encoding TonB-dependent receptor; protein product: MRLSLFLACCVGISLHADDLIELNPFIVVAPNLLPLDGSLPGEQIRESKPLDLATILSEEMPSIALSRKSPLAGDIVLRGMTRDNILITVDNTKTFCACPNRMDPPAFHVSSQQIEAISVRAGPFSVRQGATTGGAVFVKTTPAPDSLSARAYGFVGSFGYRAAGITAGAPLQDGKAQLQAGLYTQYGDVFEDGDGIPFTRLPGTNYQNGRMTGQAFKVINLETKLSVNLSGGKVIAFNYALQDAQDVLYPGLKMDALTDTLNRGGISFKMPMESGIADSLSVSVAVSTVDHDMRDTFRKSALMNPAFAERGYMMRTESKTGYFGLMLEGRKELDAGVLSYGLDLMERQWDAANQIMMMENDMLPDVSGRSAGAWAVMERAVEAWKYELGARVDYTRSRAQDDISFVQALRGTSTNKTDDLLASAYVLTSYDLDQNRSLFLGLGHGERLPDPQERYLNLNRPTGKPDWVGNPDLKPVQNTEIQVGGRFQVNGFSTSVSVFHSWLGDYIYLGSIQTTNTKATTYENIDARLYGTSLDLSYQLADRWNFRSAIAWQEGVKSSSLPGSSNKNLAEVPPLKAVFSLTWKGESVAVRCSAQFQDDLSRIDTDLNEQPIDSSWVINLAAHWNLNSHITLSGGVDNLLDETYAVANSHLRDPFSSSVIVNEPGRFFFLRLSAEY